Genomic window (Acropora muricata isolate sample 2 chromosome 11, ASM3666990v1, whole genome shotgun sequence):
ctttgaaattaGAGACAAATTAATTTCACTCTTATTGGAATATTGGGTAAATGCTATGATTTGATTTACATCAACGTTGACATTGTACTCAAATAACTAAATTAATTATCATGGTTtccacgcttttgcaatgcaaTGTATTgttagtcatgcaaataaagctcaatgtCGCATCAAGAGGCAAACCACGATCACAAAAATTCCACCTTGGCAAAGTTCTTCTGAATAAATACCTCTTgctaaccgagttcgaggtccgtactgtaagttacggaccgagttttttcctgttgatttatggcccaagcgcGAAGCGcgcgggccataaatcaacgggaaaaaacgaggatccgtaacttacagtacggaccgagaaaactcggttagtaagatatttatcataggtggttttcacgttacgtcatagccgccatgttggtggacgaaaacaaaagatttctaattagctccttttgttcgtccaccagcaattgtacattgcagcattgttatctgtgtccctagagattggttgcaaaccacctatatctctgaggttaatccgGCGCGTGGGCAAGGAAACTAGTCAAAGTCAAGCGGAAGGTTCAACTGCCACAAAGATTGCCGTGCCACAATTCCAGAAACTAAATCTTTTTGGCTgttaagtttgaaatagttgcttgcAAGATTCAAACAAATTTCAGTACAAGtttatgcaacagaaatgacatgaaaaactcgctagatgATGTTTTgccgaaattttaaatttagcgggccgTACAGCGGGCCGTCCTGTAGAATACGCCCCGCTAATTTAGCCAATTACAGCGCTCCTACtatctgagagatataataagaCATGATGATTCCAAAAGCCTTTGAAGTTACTCTTTCCTTTTAGCCTACAATGTTGCTGTGCGTACCATTTGGTTCCGTTTCGGATCATTGACAAACAGTATTGATCTTAGTAACCGTGTAATATTATTGATCAACAAACAAATCTACAATTATGCGGTTACTTGGATCAATAGTGTTTGCCAATGATCCGAAACGGTACCAAACGCTTTTGAAATCAACATTTTTAGTAATGGTAGTACggctgagtggagtccaatagacctctttagcttgaatgttttgttttgccatttcaaACGACGTGaggccctcatgggaatttgccttttgttttttcattagttatgcgtataTTTGCACGTGCTGgaacgacatttgaaagaagctattccctcgagtagcatcacgtgctctgaaatgggaaaacaaaacatacaagctaaaaaggtctgttcggtctgtaatcatacgagtgataacaaaatcggacgacagCGCAGCGGGACttcgatttgtttatcacgagtgtGATTGCAGACCGAATCAGaggacacgaagtcctattgccaattaatcataaaaattataaattccgagaaaagaaaaatagaaaaaaaaacaatagccAAAAAATTATCCATTTTGAAGAAAGCCCCAATTTAGGAGTTTGCACACTGTTTCTAGGGTGATTGAAACCAacgttgtgattggttgatttaaactacagcTTTAAATGccattggttgatttaaactacaactgtgaatgtgattggtttgttgaactgtccgattacaaactgtccgataacaagttGCCAAGTTAAATattgggaaataggagtttctttaaaccaatcacaattgaggcaattgcaatttttatgattagctttattATCATATAGCGGCCTCCTCTCATTGCGtgtcttctccttcttcttcttcttcttcttgacaATCATCTCCTCCAGAAACCCGTCTTCGTTTTCTTTGCCCTCTTTTCTCCTTGTTCCTTTTTAAGTGTGCTTCACCCGAATCCTCTCCTTTATTGACTATCGGCTTCATATAACATCGATGTTTACTTGGGTGAACAAACTCTTCGTAATTCCAATGCATCTTTCCTCCACACATGTGATCTTAGGGCTCCCTTTTTTTATTACGACATGACTTTGTTGCATTTTTGACACTTGCAAAATTTTTGACACACAGTCTGGCCTTCTCTGATGGGTCCACAGTGGTTGGCATAGCACTCCTCTCCAGCGAATCGAATATTATGTGGCAAGTACCGAATTGTCGCTAGGCTGCTTTCTGCGTGATTCCCTGACAATCTTATGTAAAACAACATTTTCATACCATACTGCAGCGATGTTTCTCGTTTTCATTGTCACTTTTTTGCATTCCAAGTGATGATCTCATGATGGTTTTCACAGTGATaaagataaatttgttgttctcgccttgGTCCTTCGTAGACAATGACGTTGGATTGCTTGGTAGACAGTACAATGATTTTGTAGTTGTCAACCACTGTTTGGAATTTGTCGACTTCCGGTATCCCAAAGAGACCCTTGTGAACACCAGCCTTTTCATGCAGTTGCTGAGCGAGTACACCCTGCAGAAGTGAATTTCATTCAGTATCTTTCTCTCGTTGAGAAATATCAGTCACTATAGCGCTATATTTGTTTCATAGAGTAATGTACGTCAGTCCGAGTATCCTATTACGCTTGTTATTATGCTGACATAggaatgggaaaaaaaattcatattaTCCTcattttttgacgtcatcttccgcctcgaattcaattttgacgtcatctccaATAAGCTGGAACGGAGCCCAGTACTTCATCTCAGAATAATCCTTAGATTCACGAAGGAATCTCACTGATTCCTGAACAGCAGCattggcggtttttccttccttcagatgttggtagaaacttttcatgaacaccatggtggCCTTGTCATCTATCGCCCACAGTGATACCAatacagaacgagcaccagctgctaagaaggcacgtgcgataccgaccacaccctcacccttcgagattctgcctcgtccactgtgacagcaacttaagaccacaagacgagcCCGAAGATTGGCCGCCTGTACGTCCGACATCTGCAAAATGTAATCTTTTTCATGAGGGATATCggaagtccatccagggtttggagacagggcaatttctccagtgcgcttgtttccgtgggcagctATGTGAATTAAACCGACTGAAgacatccgtttcatcacttcagcttttgttgcctgtctcccTACGAGGGCTCTagtgttgagaattgatgcaatcatttctacttcctcttgagcacatggtaatgCTGGTATTGGTTTCTTCAACTggtttaagcacggatttccgaccaaaagcgcccctttCCTCATGTGATGTCCTTCGGGTACAGTTAAGATCAACTGATAACTTGTAAGtgatggaacagtgcgaatcctaatcgattcagtaactgcggcccatggggtaaaacacagcgcaccatcaggaacaatgactaACTCGTCCTCTTGAGGTCCAAGCATTTCAACAATTGGATCAATaattgcatcataaaatggcttaaagggATTATCCACAGGCGGAATTGGTGGTTTTCCAACTCCTTCACCCTGCACTAATATGCTAAACGAGCATTCCCTGTCAAgttcatcaaatgtgcgatcttcacatcttactgaaacttcagttcCAATTTTTACTAAAGTTGATTGCAGTAAGGCGTGTATGGGATCTTTCTCTGTTCTATCACCCTCTAGCTTCCCTTGTCgaaataaaattttgtttcCCCTGCTCAAAAACCAGATGTTGATCATAAGTCCAtcaattgctagaaaaataGTTGGTGCAATAATCTCTGTCGAGAGGCGAGATATTGTCCCTTCGGTGTCAAATGTTGCAGGTGGTAAGGACGCAGGTAGTTTAAATTGAATCGACAAATTGTCggacaaagtctgcgctcgtccttgttcagccGCGAACAAAGCCTCATCGACCTTTCCAATTATAAGCAACGACCTCCATAAGGCAGTGTATGTCGTCTCGTACAGCTCACgatattttattttccaatAATCTTTAGACTTCAAGAGAGATCTCAAAAAATTGAAGACATtcacagcggaaacaaaattatccACGGCGTTTTCGAATTGCTCAAGAGAACAGTATGCGcttccaatgttgtgataagaTGTACCTTCTCTTCCCCGATCACCGATCTCTATTGCAATATCTaattgtttttcataatactcgatagcttttcgatagtcacccagcgaCTGGTAAGCATTCCCGAGATTTCCATAGATTGTACCTTCTCTGTCCCTATCACCGATTTGtatcgcaattttcaaacatttttcaatatAATCAATTGCTCTCTGATTGTCACCCAGTATATTGTAGAAATTACCGAGACAttggctcttccttctccgccccgatcaccgatttctgttgcaattttcaaagatttttcataatactcaatgccTTTTCCATAGTTTCCCTGTAAGGTATAAGCATCACCGAGACTTCCAttggctgctccttctccaccccgatcacctatttctattgcaattttcaagtgttccTCATGATagttaatggcttttcgatagttacccagtgactggtaagcagtaccgagacttccattggctgctccttctccaccccgatcaccgatttctattgcaattttcaaatgttcttcatgatgctcaatggcttttcgatagtcacccagtgaccgataagcattaccgagacttccattggcgcttccttctccaccccgattaccgatttctattgcgattttcaaacatttttcaagatAATCAAaggcttttcgatagttacccagtgattTGTAGGCAGTTCCGAGATTTCCActggctgttccttctccaccccgatcaccgatttcgattgcaattttcagatgttttttatgatactcaatggcttttcgatagttacccagtgattTATAGGCAGTACCGAGACTTCCAGTAGCTGTTCCTTCTCcacgccgatcaccgatttctattgcaattttcaaatacttttcatgatactcaatggctttccgatagtcactcagtaactggtaagcattaccgagatttccataggctgcttcTTCTCCGCGCCGATCACCTAtttgtattgcaattttcaaagatttttcaagatactcaatggcttttcgatagttacccaATGAGTTGTAgacattaccgagatttccagtAGCTGTTCCTTCttcaccccgatcaccgatttctatcgcaattttcaaatgtcttttatgacactcaatggcttttcgaaagtcacccaggtactggtaagcattaccgagatttccataggcttctccttctccggcccggtGACTGATATCTGtcacaattttcaaacatttttcatgatactcaatggcctttcgatagttacccagtgaaaagtaggcattaccgagaatTCCGTAGGATCCTCCTGCCCCgcaccgatcaccgatttctattgcaattttcaacgatttttcaagatacttaatggcttttcgatagtcacccagtaactggaaaacattaccgagatttgcataggctcttTGTTCTACgttccgatcaccgatttcttttgcaattttcaaagatttttcaagattttcaatggcttttcgatatttACCCAGTGAGGTATAGGCTTTAGCGAGATTTCCGTTGGCTACCCCTTCTCCACtccgatcacctatttctatcgcaatttttaaatgtttttcatgatactcaatggcttttcgatagttactCAGTGAGAAGTGGtgattaccgagatttccactggcccgtccttctccgcccagatcaccgatttctatcgcaattttcaaatgtttttcataatactcattggcttttcgatagttacccagtaactggtaagcattaccgagattttcataggctcctccttctccgtctcgatcaccgatttctcttgcaatatttaaatgtttttcatgatactcaattgcttttcgatagtcacacaGTGAGTAGTGGGCatcaccgagatttccataggctcctccttctacGCGCCGATCACTCaattctattgcaattttcaaagatttttcaagatactcaattgcttttcgatagtcacccagtgagttgtaggcattaccaagatttccataggctgttccttctccaccccgatcaccaatttccattgaaattttcaaagctttttcaagatactcaattgcttttcgatagtcacccaatgagcaGTAGGCAACAGCGATATTTCCATAGcctgttccttctccaccccgatcaccgatttccattgcaattttcaaagatttttcaagatactcaattgcttttcgatagtcaccgaATGAGCAGtaggcaataccgagatttccataggcttttctcTCAACTCTCCTATCACCGATTTCCATCGCAAtgttcaaacgtttttcataatacttaATGGCTTTATGATGCACACCCAATAACTGGAAATCTTCTCCGTGTCTATTACAGACTTTTTCACTTCCGTCTTGGTCATCCATGTTcatttataaaaaaataaacaaataattagTGAAGCAAACGAAGAAATGACATACGTAACCACTGGAAGAACAGTGGAAGAGTGTTGTCATGTAATGTCAtcgattttctttttgttttgatgtaTGTTTCCAAcagagaaaattttttttctgtcaacaGCAGCAATTCCAGATTCAGATTCTGTTTTTGGACTCACGATTATTGTTCTTCTTAAATACATCAATCAATGTACTAAATGTTGCTTGGTTTTTACTTATCTATGATGGCACTAATATAGTTATATTATTCAATGTAAAAAGTCTAAGTGGTCTGTAACTAATTTTGAGCCAACAGCCCAGAAGTTTGCCAGAGATGACTAGATCTGGAGTCTAGGGGTTTTGAGAAGAGAGTTTTCAACCTCGCTCCCTGCGTCTCTCTTTGAATTAGAAAAGAGACCCGGGTCTGGTCTTTTCACGAGTGTCCCAAAATCTGAGGAGAGGGTGAAGCGCATGTTGCGTGTACTACGCCAAAGGGCATAATTGATACGAGCAGGAGTATAGTTAGAGTGGGATAAATCTTCAAACACCCAAAGGGAAAAATACTTAGTGAGTGGTACCACGGTTTTGTGTTGCTGCAGACTATGATCGACTGGAGAAGTACTTTTTAAGAATATTTTCTCCAAGAAAAGCTAAGCAGTGTTTCCGACAGCGTGGGAAATATTTGGTCCGAGTCTCAAAAAAGAAGGCTAACAACATCTTTTATACAGACCTTGCCAAAGAAGGCTGATAAGATATAATGAATTCAAAGCCAAAATAACGGCGACCCAAGAATCGTTTCAAGGAGAAAATTAAGAGGTGCTTCGAAGTTTCGCCATTCGTCCTTGCTCCTCTAGCAAGAGCTCTAAGGATTCTTCGGAAGAAAAGGTTCTGAAGAGCCACTATGTGtacgctgttttttttttttttttttcagaaagaaGCTTATAATTCTATCGccgttccttttttttctggacATAAGATACCATGATGATTACCTTGCAGAAAAATTCCTGAAAATTAATGGTTTCCTATAGAAAAAACAGAGAAACCCGATAAGCAGTGGCTTTAATTGGTGGGAAAATGTTGATTCTTTTGCATTTGGCTTGAACATCCTGATTTTTCGCCAAATATCTTCGTCATGAAAATTTGTTGATTGTCCTCATCCACACgcaaggaaataatttttcgcACCCAAATTAGCTATGCAAATATGTCACTTTTGAGGCGCCTGTAGTTTATATTTCTAATTTTAGTAATCTGTTTAATTTACAACCATTAATGAAAGTTCTCTATTGGTTTACTTTAAATTACATCTTAGTGAGTTACCTCTGTTTTTATTTATGCGCTCGCTAATCAGTTATCATTTACATGCCTTTGGGCTGCATGGCAG
Coding sequences:
- the LOC136890855 gene encoding tetratricopeptide repeat protein 28-like, whose product is MEIGDRRVERKAYGNLGIAYCSFGDYRKAIEYLEKSLKIAMEIGDRGGEGTGYGNIAVAYCSLGDYRKAIEYLEKALKISMEIGDRGGEGTAYGNLGNAYNSLGDYRKAIEYLEKSLKIAIELSDRRVEGGAYGNLGDAHYSLCDYRKAIEYHEKHLNIAREIGDRDGEGGAYENLGNAYQLLGNYRKANEYYEKHLKIAIEIGDLGGEGRASGNLGNHHFSLSNYRKAIEYHEKHLKIAIEIGDRSGEGVANGNLAKAYTSLGKYRKAIENLEKSLKIAKEIGDRNVEQRAYANLGNVFQLLGDYRKAIKYLEKSLKIAIEIGDRCGAGGSYGILGNAYFSLGNYRKAIEYHEKCLKIVTDISHRAGEGEAYGNLGNAYQYLGDFRKAIECHKRHLKIAIEIGDRGEEGTATGNLGNVYNSLGNYRKAIEYLEKSLKIAIQIGDRRGEEAAYGNLGNAYQLLSDYRKAIEYHEKYLKIAIEIGDRRGEGTATGSLGTAYKSLGNYRKAIEYHKKHLKIAIEIGDRGGEGTASGNLGTAYKSLGNYRKAFDYLEKCLKIAIEIGNRGGEGSANGSLGNAYRSLGDYRKAIEHHEEHLKIAIEIGDRGGEGAANGSLGTAYQSLGNYRKAINYHEEHLKIAIEIGDRGGEGAANGSLGDAYTLQGNYGKGIEYYEKSLKIATEIGDRGGEGRANVSVISTIYWVTIREQLIILKNV